In a genomic window of Passer domesticus isolate bPasDom1 chromosome 3, bPasDom1.hap1, whole genome shotgun sequence:
- the ACP1 gene encoding low molecular weight phosphotyrosine protein phosphatase isoform X1 translates to MAAGEGKSVLFVCLGNICRSPIAEAVFRKLVTDEKLENKWRIDSAATSAYEIGSPPDYRGQNCMKKHGITMNHIARQITKEDFQTFDHILCMDESNLRDLNRKSNQVKDCKAKIELLGTYDPQKQLIIEDPYYGNEKDFETVYEQCVRCCKAFLEKYH, encoded by the exons ATGGCGGCGGGGGAAGGGAAGTCGGTGCTGTTCGTGTGCCTGG GAAACATCTGTCGCTCTCCTATAGCTGAAGCAGTTTTCAGAAAACTTGTAACTGATGAGAAGCTTGAAAATAAG tGGAGGATAGACAGTGCAGCGACATCTGCCTATGAAATAGGAAGCCCTCCTGACTATCGAGGACAGAATTGCATGAAGAAGCATGGCATTACCATGAATCATATTGCCAGGCAG ATTACTAAAGAGGATTTCCAGACCTTTGATCATATACTTTGTATGGATGAGAGCAATCTAAG AGATTTGAACAGGAAAAGCAACCAAGTTAAGGACTGCAAGGCCAAAATTGAGCTACTTGGAACTTACGATCCACAGAAACAGCTTATCATTGAAGATCCATACTAT GGGAACGAAAAGGACTTTGAAACTGTTTACGAACAGTGTGTTAGATGCTGTAAAGCATTTTTGGAGAAGTATCATTAA
- the ACP1 gene encoding low molecular weight phosphotyrosine protein phosphatase isoform X2, with the protein MAAGEGKSVLFVCLGNICRSPIAEAVFRKLVTDEKLENKWRTDSAAVSDWNVGRFPDSRALSCLRNHGIETTHKARQITKEDFQTFDHILCMDESNLRDLNRKSNQVKDCKAKIELLGTYDPQKQLIIEDPYYGNEKDFETVYEQCVRCCKAFLEKYH; encoded by the exons ATGGCGGCGGGGGAAGGGAAGTCGGTGCTGTTCGTGTGCCTGG GAAACATCTGTCGCTCTCCTATAGCTGAAGCAGTTTTCAGAAAACTTGTAACTGATGAGAAGCTTGAAAATAAG TGGAGGACAGACAGTGCCGCTGTTTCAGACTGGAACGTGGGGCGCTTCCCAGATTCAAGGGCTTTAAGTTGTCTAAGAAATCATGGCATTGAGACAACACATAAAGCACGACAG ATTACTAAAGAGGATTTCCAGACCTTTGATCATATACTTTGTATGGATGAGAGCAATCTAAG AGATTTGAACAGGAAAAGCAACCAAGTTAAGGACTGCAAGGCCAAAATTGAGCTACTTGGAACTTACGATCCACAGAAACAGCTTATCATTGAAGATCCATACTAT GGGAACGAAAAGGACTTTGAAACTGTTTACGAACAGTGTGTTAGATGCTGTAAAGCATTTTTGGAGAAGTATCATTAA